A region from the Vanacampus margaritifer isolate UIUO_Vmar chromosome 5, RoL_Vmar_1.0, whole genome shotgun sequence genome encodes:
- the foxl2a gene encoding forkhead box protein L2a — translation MMATYQNPDDDAMALMIHDSNSTKEKERPKEEPVQEKVAEKPDPSQKPPYSYVALIAMAIRESSEKRLTLSGIYQYIISKFPFYEKNKKGWQNSIRHNLSLNECFIKVPREGGGERKGNYWTLDPACEDMFEKGNYRRRRRMKRPFRPPPTHFQPGKSLFGGDGYGYLSPPKYLQSSFMNNSWSLGQPPTPMPYTSCQMTSGNVSPVKALSATASYNPYSRVQGMALPAMVNSYNGMSHHHHPAHSHHSQQLSPATAAPPPVSSGNGAGLQFACSRQPTELSMMHCSYWEHESKHSLHARIDI, via the coding sequence ATGATGGCCACTTACCAAAACCCGGACGATGACGCAATGGCGCTGATGATCCATGATAGCAACAGCACGAAGGAGAAAGAGCGACCCAAAGAGGAGCCGGTCCAGGAAAAAGTCGCGGAAAAGCCGGACCCGTCTCAGAAGCCTCCGTACTCCTATGTGGCCCTCATCGCGATGGCCATCCGGGAGAGCTCCGAGAAGCGTCTCACCCTGTCTGGTATTTACCAGTACATCATCAGCAAGTTTCCATTCTATGAGAAAAACAAGAAGGGCTGGCAGAACAGCATCCGGCACAACCTAAGTCTCAATGAGTGCTTCATCAAGGTCCCGCGGGAGGGCGGCGGGGAACGGAAGGGCAACTACTGGACTCTTGACCCGGCTTGTGAGGACATGTTCGAGAAGGGCAACTACCGGAGACGCCGCCGAATGAAGCGACCGTTCAGGCCGCCGCCCACGCACTTCCAGCCCGGGAAGTCCTTGTTCGGAGGGGATGGTTACGGCTACCTGTCCCCACCCAAGTACCTGCAGTCCAGCTTCATGAATAACTCGTGGTCGCTGGGCCAGCCGCCCACCCCGATGCCCTACACTTCCTGTCAGATGACCAGCGGCAACGTGAGCCCGGTCAAGGCTCTGTCCGCCACCGCCTCCTACAacccatactcgcgagtgcaggGCATGGCGCTCCCCGCTATGGTGAACTCTTACAACGGCATGAGCCACCATCACCATCCGGCACACTCCCACCACTCTCAGCAGCTGAGCCCGGCCACCGCCGCGCCGCCCCCGGTCTCGTCCGGCAACGGAGCCGGGCTTCAGTTCGCTTGCTCCCGCCAGCCCACGGAGCTGTCCATGATGCACTGCTCTTACTGGGAACACGAGAGCAAACACTCCTTGCACGCGAGGATTGATATTTAA